The following coding sequences are from one Seonamhaeicola sp. ML3 window:
- a CDS encoding histidine phosphatase family protein, which produces MKSLTIVRHAKSSWKYDVIDYERPLKERGINDAKTIAQCLRKKSIHYDKILSSDALRARSTAEIFIKNLDLNSELLEFNHKLYDFEGRDLINVIKKCDDKINNLLLFGHNHAITAFVNSYGSIFIDNIPTSGVVIIEFKINSWQELKPGNTLVKLFPKELNMK; this is translated from the coding sequence ATGAAATCTTTAACTATAGTAAGACATGCCAAGTCATCATGGAAATATGATGTAATTGATTACGAGCGACCTCTGAAAGAAAGAGGCATAAACGATGCTAAAACAATAGCACAATGTTTAAGAAAAAAAAGCATTCATTATGATAAGATTTTATCTAGTGATGCATTGAGAGCCAGGTCTACTGCTGAAATATTCATCAAAAATTTAGATCTAAACTCAGAGCTTTTAGAGTTTAATCACAAATTATATGATTTTGAAGGCAGGGACTTAATAAATGTTATTAAGAAGTGTGATGATAAGATTAATAATTTACTGTTGTTTGGTCATAACCATGCTATAACAGCGTTTGTTAATAGTTATGGTAGCATATTTATTGATAATATTCCTACAAGTGGTGTAGTGATTATTGAATTTAAAATTAATTCTTGGCAAGAACTGAAACCAGGTAATACATTAGTTAAATTGTTTCCTAAAGAATTAAATATGAAGTAA
- a CDS encoding gliding motility-associated C-terminal domain-containing protein, whose amino-acid sequence MKKLIPIVLLLIVFTVSVNAQIVISKPNLSFTQACASASFNSYNVTFSFSPESGISSSNTFIIELSDATGDFSNAQTIFTSASGSISTSPATISFSLPVDTAGEAYKLRIKSTSPVATSSASDAFAAYYKVQDTPFTINNLIENAVFCSGDSYLLTIDNPGGPLNDSPLQYDFLTFNWYKETSETTSVFVASGDSLEVTESGTYFVETNYGSCTSDSFSNRVTVAEASSEETSTSINSSLGNPYCFENGPTTLSAISGDSYQWFKDGEAIDGATAQMYITNESGRYSVIVDLGDCSATASINLENTGFTSSIDVDETIRLEEGETLVVNITTSATNPTFQWLRDGNSLPSASSNSYEIAESGNYRVIITQNIGCASTKEFVFRVTEQFPDVAEIPNLISPNGDDINDTWIIPQQFTSGTNTKVMILNSQGKIVLNTNDYENNWPANLNFKDINPVYYYIITTSNNQTRKGSITVVK is encoded by the coding sequence ATGAAGAAACTTATACCCATAGTACTCCTTCTTATTGTGTTTACGGTTTCAGTAAATGCTCAAATAGTTATTAGTAAACCTAATTTAAGTTTTACTCAGGCTTGTGCCAGTGCTTCATTTAATTCTTATAACGTAACTTTTTCATTCTCTCCAGAATCTGGAATATCGAGTTCCAATACATTTATAATTGAACTTTCAGATGCTACGGGTGATTTTTCTAATGCACAAACTATCTTTACTTCAGCATCAGGAAGTATATCAACTTCCCCTGCGACTATAAGTTTTTCATTACCTGTTGATACTGCGGGTGAAGCTTATAAACTCAGAATAAAAAGCACTTCTCCTGTAGCAACTAGTAGTGCATCTGATGCTTTTGCTGCTTACTATAAAGTTCAAGATACTCCATTTACTATTAACAACTTAATTGAAAACGCGGTTTTTTGTTCTGGAGATAGTTATTTGTTAACAATAGATAATCCGGGAGGACCTTTAAATGACTCCCCGCTTCAATATGATTTCTTAACTTTTAACTGGTATAAGGAAACCAGTGAGACCACATCTGTATTCGTCGCTTCAGGAGATAGTTTGGAAGTTACAGAATCGGGTACATATTTCGTTGAGACAAATTACGGATCATGTACTTCAGATTCGTTTTCTAATCGAGTTACAGTTGCAGAAGCATCTTCAGAGGAAACGAGTACCTCTATAAATTCATCATTGGGAAACCCATACTGTTTTGAGAATGGACCTACTACTTTAAGTGCTATTTCGGGTGACTCATACCAGTGGTTTAAAGATGGTGAGGCTATTGATGGTGCTACAGCACAAATGTATATTACTAATGAATCCGGAAGGTATTCAGTTATTGTAGATTTAGGTGATTGCTCGGCAACGGCAAGTATCAATTTAGAAAATACTGGGTTTACAAGTAGTATTGATGTTGATGAAACTATTAGATTGGAAGAAGGAGAAACTCTTGTTGTAAACATAACTACCTCAGCTACTAACCCAACTTTTCAATGGCTTAGAGATGGTAATTCATTGCCCTCTGCGTCATCGAATAGTTATGAGATTGCAGAATCTGGAAATTATAGGGTGATTATTACCCAAAATATTGGTTGTGCTTCGACCAAAGAGTTTGTTTTCAGAGTAACAGAACAATTTCCTGATGTTGCAGAAATCCCCAATTTAATTAGCCCTAATGGAGATGATATTAATGACACTTGGATTATACCACAGCAGTTTACAAGTGGCACTAATACAAAGGTTATGATTTTGAATTCGCAAGGTAAAATAGTTTTAAACACAAATGATTATGAAAACAATTGGCCTGCTAATTTAAATTTTAAGGACATCAACCCAGTTTACTATTATATTATCACAACCTCAAACAACCAGACACGTAAAGGATCGATTACGGTAGTCAAATAA